The nucleotide window AACAGGTGCTGTTCGTCGCGAAGCAATGTCACCAATTCGTAAAGCAATTGCAAAACAAATGACTTTGTCAAAAACTGTTATTGCTGAGGCAACATTAATGAAAAATATTTATGTAACAAAATTAATTGAAATTAGAGCACAATTAAAAGGACAAGCAGAACAACAAGGAGTTAAGTTAACATATATGCCCTTTTTTATGAAAGCTTGTGCAATTGCTTTAAAAGATTTTCCAATTTTAAATGCAGCATATGATCAAGAACAACAAGAAATTATTTTTAAAGACTACTATAATATTGGAATGGCAACTGACACACCGACTGGTTTAATGGTTCCTGTTGTTAAAGGAGTTGATCAGTTAAATATTATGCAAATTGCAAAAATGATTAATGATTTAGCAACAAAAACACGTGAGCGTAAATTAAAACCTGATGAAATGAAAGATGGAACCTTCACAATTACTAATTTTGGGTCAGCGGGCATTGAATTTGCTACACCAGTAATTAATTTCCCAGAAGTAGCAATCTTAGGAGTTGGAATTATTAAAAAGGCACCAGTTATTAATAAAAACAATGAAATAGAAATAAGTTCAATCTTACCATTATCGTTAACGATTGATCATCGTTTAATTGATGGTGCTGATGGTGGTCGCTTTTTAGCACGAGTAACAGAATTACTAGAATCACCAGCTTTATTATTATTGTAAGAGAAGAGGTTATGAAATGGAAAACAAATATGATGTAATTATTGTTGGAGCAGGTCCAGGTGGTTATGTTACAGCGATTAAAGCAGCGCAAGAAGGTTTAAAAACACTAATTATTGAAAAGGAATATTATGGTGGTGTTTGTCTAAATGTTGGTTGTATTCCAACAAAAGCGTTGTTAAAAAGTAGTAAAGTATATGATATGATGAAACATGCTGACAACTATGGTATTGATGTTGCAAAAGCAGCAGTCGCCCCAAATTGAGTAAAAATGCAAGAACGAAAAGCAAAAGTAGTGACGCAATTAACAAAAGGGGTTGAATTTTTATTGAAAAAAAATAAAGTTGACCTAATTAAAGGCGAAGCGAAAGCAATTGACAAAAATACCGTTGAAGTTGCTGGGAAACGTTATTTATGTGCTAATTTGATTATTGCAACAGGAAGTGTTTCGCGTGGGCTACCATTACCAGGTTTTGAACAAGCTGAAAAAGCTGGTTATGTTATATCATCAACAGAAGCTTTATCATTACCAACAATTCCAAAAAAATTAATTATTATTGGTGGTGGTGTCATTGGCATTGAATTTGCTTGTTTATATCATCGTTTAGGAACCGAAGTAACAATTTTGCAAGGTTTAGACACTATTTTAGAGTTATTAGATAAAGACATTCGTGAAGAATTAACAAAATTGTTAATTAAAAATAAGGTAAAAATTGAAACTTCAGTTAAGATTAAAGCAATTAAAGGTAAATCAGTAATTTATGATAATAGTGAAGGAAAAGAAGTAAAACTAACATCAGATTATTGTTTAGTTTCAGTTGGTCGAACACCAGTAACAACTGGTTTTGAAAACATTGGACTAAAAATTGGAGAGCGAAAAAACATTGAAGTTGATGAGCAATGTAAAACAAACTTGCCTGGTGTATATGCAATTGGCGATGTTGTGGGACGTGCAATGCTAGCTCATGTTGCTTCAGCACAAGGAATATTAGTAATTGATAATATCAAGGGAAAAAATGTAAAAATGAATTATAATCGAATTCCTTCTTGCATTTATTCATTCCCAGAAGTAGCAACAGTTGGAATTACTGAAGAGCAGGCAATTAAAGATAAAATTGCTTATAAAGCATTTAAATTTCCACTAGCAGCAAATGGTAAAGCAATAGCTGACGGAGAAACTGATGGTTTCGTTAAAATTTTATGTGATCCAAAATATGGTGAAATTTTAGGAGTTCATATTGTTGCTGCAACAGCAACAGATATGATTTCTGGAATTACTGCTTGTATGGAAACAGAAGGAACAATTCATGAATTGGCAAAAACAGTTCACCCACATCCGACGCTATCAGAGATTATTATGGAAGTTGCCCATGGTTTAGAAGGCCATGCAATTCATATTTAAAGTTACAGAAGTAACTTTTTTTATTTAAAAATAATAACTAAAAAGATTAATTTTGTTTGAAAAGTCTGCTTTTCATTTAATATTAATTTTGTTATAATAAACCCATTAAATCGGTCTATAAAGTTTACTAAAGGAGATTTCAATGGCAAGAAAACCAGGCAGTTGACATAAACTTAATAATTTAACAAAAAATGTTACTGTAGCATCACGTAAAAAGGGATGACTTGCTGCAATTTGTGCTGTATTATACCTTAGCGCTTTAATTCCCTCTGCTTATTTTGCCGTGGCATTTTTAGCAGATATTTTAAATTATGGTGGTATTGAAACCGATGGACCCTTGCCCGATGTTAATGATGGAGATTATTTTGAAGTTAACTTTGCAAAAACAGAATTGCGAGATAATACAACAACAACTCCAGTCTTTGAAACTTATGAAATTCCTCCTGACCCTAATACTGGGCAAGTTGCACAAACTCGTGTTCGTGCAAGATCATTACGATTAGAATATGCTTATAATTTAATTTTTGAAAAAGCACCTAGTTTATATATTGCAAATAATATCTTTTTTAAACATAAATATAATCAGCCTAATCAAATTCAAATTTTAGATATTTTTACTGATTCACGAGGCACACAGCGGTTAAGTCTTGCTGATGTGCAGCAAAATCAATTTAATTTAATGAAAAATTTATTATTTTTAAAAATCAAATACCAAGGAGTACTACAAAAAAATTTAATTTGAATGCCAACATTATTTGCTGGTAATGAAGGATTTTTATCAAACTTTTTAAGTTTTAAATTAGGAGAAACAAGAAACAAAGATGATTTAAAACCAATAGTTTGAGAAAAACAAACAAATATTCTAGGTGAACAAGCTAATAATATTATGATTAATGGTACTAATGATAGTTTAGCGTTAGCAGATAGAGTTTATGCTGCTTATAAAGAACGTTTTGCTGCTTTTTATGCAGAAAATAAAGGAAATGATAAAGAATTTATTGGCGATTATAATCCATATAGTAATTTTGCTATTTCAAGTGTTAATCCAAATGACCAACTGTTTCCAGGTACTTTTATTGATAGTACACATTACATGCTTGATATTAATCGGGTAATTCAATCAGCCTATAAAAAAGGTGATTCAGAGCAAAGTTTTGCAAAAACAGATACTCAGATTAATGGTAAATATATTCCACAATTATTAATTTTCTTAATTAACATTTTAGAAACATCACAAAATCGTGGTTTAGTGTTACCAACAGAACTTGTACCAACAGATTGACAAATTTGATATCAACATCTTCAACCAAAACGTTTAAATGTTAATCAGCCAGAGCAATTTTATTTTATGTTTTTACCACAAGGTGAAACAATTAAAAATGTGATTGCAAATCGATTGGGGCAAGAAATTAAAGATGTTTTAAATGGTAAATATTCATTATCAACAGCAATTAGAGAATTGGAAGAAGATGTTTTGAGCAATCCTAATGGGTCAAAATATAAATGAGTTTATGATTGAAATATTTTACCATTTCAATCATATGGAATAATAGAGAAAGCAGACTATACTGTTGTTAAAAGAACAATTCAAGAAAATGGTGATTTAACAATTAATTTTAATAACAATCAAGCGAAAAAATCAGACTATGTAATAATTGATCAACCATCATTACATTCAATTACTAATTTAGTTAATACTGGCGATCGTGATGCCTATTCAATTAGTAATAAACAGAAACGAAATACTTTATTTACAAAATATTGAAGTGCTAATTTATATGGTGCACAGAAGCCATTAAATTATATTGACATTGATGTTTCAAATATTCCAGGTGATATAACTTCATTCAAAACAATGCTACAAAACCAAATTGTTAATCGCACATGAGAATTTATCCAAAATATTAGTCAGAAGGTAGGAAACAATTTAAACATTAGTGATAATGTATTAGAAATAGATTATGCTAAGGCGATTGCAGAAGATATTATAACATTTACACCTTTAAATAATTATCATAATGCTGCTGCTAATTTTAATGAATGATTTTATGCATTGCAAGCAAAAAGTGAAGAAGAATATAGTAATTTAACTGTTATTGATATTAAATTAGAATTAAAAGAGAAAGAAAATGTTCCACAAAATCTCCAAGCAATTACTTTCCGTTTTAACATTAATTATATTTAAAATTTATGTATAAAATATAAAAATGTATATAAAGTGTATATAATGATAGTAAGTATTAATGTTTGAAAAGGAAGGGATTTAAATGCGTAAAATTTTAACACTTTTAACAACATTTCTGATTACAAGTGCTTCGATAACTAGTGTTATATCATGCGGAACAATTTCTCCACCAAAAATTGCTGGAAGAGAAAATATTTCAACAGAATTCACTTTAACTAATAATGTTATTGTTACTGATGACAATATGGCTGTAGAAGAATCAATATTTAATCAAGCAAAAAGTGAAGGAAGGATTTCTCAAGATTTATCCTTAGATTTTTTTGAAATTACTGATGCGGAAAATATGGTAAAACCAACTGCTGCTAATACGCCACAAACTGGACATGTTGTTTTAACCGTTCGCCAAGATGAAGATATTCCATATATTGGTTCGGTTACCATTCGTTTTACTTTAGTTAAAAAATTGTCAATGGACATTAGTCAAACTGTTAACTTAAAAAATGTGTGAGATGTAACAAAATATGAAAATGTTGAGGAATTATATAATGATATTTGGGAAAAGGCAGTTGGTAGTTTTAAACCAGAAACACCAATTGATATAGAAACTTATGATATCTCAGGTTTTGATTTACCAAGCGTTTATAACACAGAGTTACCTGTAACAATGTTTTCTGAATATAATGGAAAAGCAAATACGCCAACAAGTCTTTTTAGTGGAACAATTACATTCAACTTAAACATTATCAGTTATCGTGCTACGGTTAATTTGAAATTACAACAAAATAACTTAGATCCAAAATTGTTATATGATTTAGTGTGAAAAAAAGTTAAACAACAATTTAGTGATGACCATGGAGTTTCAAGTGATTATAATGACTATCAAGTTGAATGAAGTGATGTGATAGAACCAGATATTGGTGGCAATACATGATTGAATTTTTTAGCAACACCAAATAATGAAAACATTCATCATTATATGAGAGTTGATGGGTTTATTTGTAAAGACCAAATTGAATTACCATCAACAATAGAATTATCAATTCCAATTGTTGTAACTCAACAAGAACGGCCAAATGTTGATAAAGATTGAATTTGAAAATTAGCAATGCGAAAAGCAAACATTAATGGTGGTCCAGCATTAACTAATTTTAATACAACAGATTGACAAACAATATTTAGTAAGAATTGACCTAATATTGGGCGAACAGAAACAGTTACTTTGCGTGCAGTTAATCGTAACACTGATCCAATGTTTAAAGGCGATGTTAAAATTACATTAAAATTAATTAATCAAGGGATTGATCCTGGTTTATTAGAATTAGACCCAATTTTATTAGTTAAAAGTGATAATCATACAACAGATTCAGTCTTACATTTAGTATGAGATAAACTTATTAATAATAAAGCATGAAATCCGCATTTATCACGTGATTTAGTGAATTTTAAGCCTGAAGACCTAGATAGATTAAGCAATGCTTTACGAGACGCTGAAAACAGTGAAGAATGAAAATCTTATGCAATTAATATTTCTGGAAAACAAGAGGATGCTGGTCGTGACTTTAAAATAACTGTTCACGGTAAAATTAAGATGGTTAATAAAGCGATAGAAAAAGATGCCATAATTGATTTATCCGATAAAACTTATAACTTTATGCCAAGAAAACAATTTGGTTCAGATAATCAAGTGTCTTATTTAGTTCATCAAATTTGAGGTGATATTATTAAAAATTCAATATTTACTGCTAACGATGAACAAGCTTTTGGTCTTTCAAAAATTCAAACTGATTGAAATTACTTTGAACCAATTTATCAACAAATAGATGAAGCAATTAATAAATATGATGCAAGTAGTAGTGACGATAAAATTCCATTAGAGTTGAAGTTTTCATTTAGAAACAATGCTATTTATACAGGCCAAGTGACTGTTAAATTAAATTTAACAGCAAGTGAACCAATTAATCTTGATTTTAATTTAACAAGTTCAATGTTACCAATATTTATTCGTAGTTTACCAACAACATCAGAAGATAAAAAAGAATTGGTAAAAAATATGGTTAATACAATACTATATGATGGAATCATAAAAAATCCAGACTTAAAAGCACAACAACGAAATATTTTATGACAATTATTATCTTATGATACAGCAACGGAAGAATTTATTGAACAATTTAATTTTCCAACAGAAAGTAATCCACAACGAGAATTAATTATTAACATTAAAACATCATCTGGCCAATTCGTTAATGGTTCATTTATGTTAAAAATAAATTTAATTTATCAACCTTAAAACTCTTCAAAAAAGAAGAGTTTTTTTCCTTTTAATAAGAGGGATAGTATTTTTAAAAGAAAATGCTATAATCATTGTAAACGAGGGAGAAATTATTAAATTAGGTGGTATTGATGGAAAAAGCAACACAAGATTTTCAAAAAAATGATGTTCGGTTAACGAGAATGTATTTTACTACGCCAATGGAAATTATTGCTAGAATTATGATTTTAATAGGTCAAGCAGTTATGTTGGGAGTAATTATTATTGTATCAGCTTCTTTAGCAATGATTGCAACTAGTAAATTACCAATTCCTGCAGTTTTTAATAATTTTGGTTTAGCTGATGGTGTTTTTCGTGGTCTTACCATTGTTATTGCTCTGTTTGGAATTCTCTTTTCCTTAATTTTTGTAATTCCAACGTTAATTGTTCGTAATATTAAGCTTCTAAAGGTAACTGGAATTATTTTTAATACGGTTGGATGCATCTTTGTTTTTCTAATGTTAGGATTAAGCATTATTGCATATCTTTATATTCCTGTTCGATTAAATTTACCAGGGGTAATTATGGCTGGGATTTGTATGTTAACATTATTTTGAGGTAGTTTTTTATTATGATTATCAGCAATTCGTCAGCAAAAACGAATTAACCTTGCTGTTGCTGAAAGTTTAGATTTTAGTTCTAAATTAAAAATAGTTGAATAGGAAGGTGTTTTAATGAAAAAAACAAAAAATAGTAAAACAATAAATCAAGAACAATCAGCAAAAGTAGTGAAAACAATGCAGTTCATTGTTGATAATCGTCCGCCAGTGTTAAAAAATTTAGATAAAACTGTTATTGATAAAACAGTAAAATCATTAGGAGAATATGAATTAAATCGAAAACAGCAAATTCGACCATTACCTTATCAATACAACCTTGAAGCAAGTAAATATTATTTCTCTACTAAGAGTGAAACAATAGCAAGAACTTTAATTGTCTTCTCACAATTATTATTAATTGTAGTTGCACTAATATATCTTCCAACATTAGGGCAAGTAGGAGCACAACTTATTATCTCTTTATTATCAAAATTTAAAACTCCATTTACTGATCAAATTGTAACAATTGGCCAACCAATTGTAATTGGAATAATTATTTTATTAGCTATTTTATGAATTGCAACATTCTTTTTTATCACAATTCCAATTTTAATTACCAAAACATTAAAAACTGTTAATATTTGAACAATTATTGTTAGTATTGTTGGTAATCTTAATTGTTCTTCAGTTCTTGGGTTAGCCATTTTACAATTTGTTTATGTTAAGAATTCAGTTGCTGGATTAAATATTAATCCATTTATATTACCGTCATTTGCGATTATTGCTTTTTGTTGTTTTATATTGGGTTGCTTATTTTTAAAAAGTGATCGCAAAAAATACCAAATAAAGTTAGAAAATGAAATAGCAAATCAAATTAGGGCGCTGAGAGAGTAAGGAGAAAAACTATTATGTTAACAAAAATTAGTTCAAAACGAGACGAATTAGCATTGCAATGAAACACACGAATTGAAGTTGCAGCACGTTTATTAGTTTTTAGTTTTTCAATTTTAGGAACTTTTATGGGTTATTTTATTGGGGCTGGTTGTGCAATGGCTTATAATAATATTAAGAATCTAACGGGTGTTATTTCACATCGAACTTATGAATTACATTATATTATTGCTGGAATTGTTGGTTTTATTTGTGCTGTTTTTTTCTTTTGTTTTATTGGTTTACCATATTTAAAATTAAAAAAAGCAACTAGTTTTAAAAGCTGAATTATTATTTCAACTATTTTTGCAACAATATATTACACAACATGTTTTACTTTAGCAATAATTTTTATAAATATGTTTAATACTATTAATAATTATTTTATTGTTGGTTTTACTTTGCTTATTATTTGTCTGGTCGTAATTTTTTCGTCGTATTTTTCACTTTGACGTGAAGTAAAAAAACAATGGATTTTACGAAAAAAATTTGAGTATTTAGCAGATGAAGAACAAATGAAAAAAGTAGAAACAAAATTAGCAACTTTAGAATTACAACGTGAACGCCTTGTTGAATTAGAAACAATTAAATATAATAAAGAAAAGTATAGTTTAAATAATTTAAAGGAAAAAAAGAAACATATTTATGTTCAAAAGCCTGTTTTAGAAGAACAAGAACAAGAAGAAATTTAAAATCATCTAAACAAAAAAATATAATAAATATTAGAGGAGACCGTATTAATGAATAAAGAAGATAACAATAATAATGTCGTGGAAGTAACAATTCAGCCCGTTCGGCGAAAAATTTCTCGGAAAACAAATTTAAATCTTTTTGCTATTATTGCAATAATAGCAATTACTGCTGGGCTAGGTGGAGTTATTTACTCAATTATTGCTGCTTCTTTTTATCATAATAAAAATCCATGAGCAAATGCTATTTTGCTAGATGATAAAATTACAAAAATGGTTAATTCACAATTATCAAAAGCATTAGTTGATTCTAATGGAGTTGCAAAACCAGAGAATTTAACTAGTTATGTTCAGTTTAATGTCGGTGAAAAAGATGGAATTGATATTTATGCTAATTTAACTAATATTCAAATTATTCAAGATATTTTTGCAAAAAGTAATTGAATTGAAGATAATTTAAGTATTGTTGAAACAATGCTAAAGGGAACAGGTGCTAGTTTATCAGGAACCAAAGTAATTTATCAAAATAATCTCTTGAATTTAGTTTTGCGACCAAAAATTTTATCTTATCCATATAATGATGGTGATGATAAATATGGTTTGGTAACAGTTGTTCCAGTGGATTCTCAACAAGGGCTCTTTACATATAAAGTTCGTTTTGCTTTGCAATTAATTGCGACTGATTTTGCTGGTTATTATATTGATTTAAAGAAAACATTTGATTATACATATGATACAGTAGAAGGAGTTTACCCAGTTGCTTTAACATTAAGTCAACTTTTAAATTTAATTAGCAATCAAAAAATTGTTAATTTAGTGCAAAAATATAATGTTAGACTAGACAGTGGTAATGAATTAATTTTAAATAGTCTTTTAAGTGAATATTATCCAATTGCAAAACCAGATAATAGTATTCTTATTAATGAAGAAATTGTAAATAAAGATGGTGTTTCTTTTGCACCAGTTATTGGAACGCCATCTGCCAGTGACTTAACATTAAATATTAAGTAT belongs to Spiroplasma melliferum and includes:
- a CDS encoding pyruvate dehydrogenase E2 component (dihydrolipoamide acetyltransferase), encoding MVKFKFADIGEGLTEGKVAKIMIEVGDKIKDGDEMFAVETDKVNTEIYAPCDGIVSKINMAVGDTIYVGDVVVEIDDGTAGDSPAPATSEQPTTVPVEEEKAAGVVGAVPISNTVLAPRHLPNNGSANVDNNKNVLSTPIVRKMAADLKIDLTKIQGSGQNGKIMKADLVQGAKSTTTGPTLSTLPINIPQINATGAVRREAMSPIRKAIAKQMTLSKTVIAEATLMKNIYVTKLIEIRAQLKGQAEQQGVKLTYMPFFMKACAIALKDFPILNAAYDQEQQEIIFKDYYNIGMATDTPTGLMVPVVKGVDQLNIMQIAKMINDLATKTRERKLKPDEMKDGTFTITNFGSAGIEFATPVINFPEVAILGVGIIKKAPVINKNNEIEISSILPLSLTIDHRLIDGADGGRFLARVTELLESPALLLL
- a CDS encoding pyruvate dehydrogenase E3 (dihydrolipoamide dehydrogenase) component — encoded protein: MENKYDVIIVGAGPGGYVTAIKAAQEGLKTLIIEKEYYGGVCLNVGCIPTKALLKSSKVYDMMKHADNYGIDVAKAAVAPNWVKMQERKAKVVTQLTKGVEFLLKKNKVDLIKGEAKAIDKNTVEVAGKRYLCANLIIATGSVSRGLPLPGFEQAEKAGYVISSTEALSLPTIPKKLIIIGGGVIGIEFACLYHRLGTEVTILQGLDTILELLDKDIREELTKLLIKNKVKIETSVKIKAIKGKSVIYDNSEGKEVKLTSDYCLVSVGRTPVTTGFENIGLKIGERKNIEVDEQCKTNLPGVYAIGDVVGRAMLAHVASAQGILVIDNIKGKNVKMNYNRIPSCIYSFPEVATVGITEEQAIKDKIAYKAFKFPLAANGKAIADGETDGFVKILCDPKYGEILGVHIVAATATDMISGITACMETEGTIHELAKTVHPHPTLSEIIMEVAHGLEGHAIHI
- a CDS encoding putative lipoprotein; the protein is MRKILTLLTTFLITSASITSVISCGTISPPKIAGRENISTEFTLTNNVIVTDDNMAVEESIFNQAKSEGRISQDLSLDFFEITDAENMVKPTAANTPQTGHVVLTVRQDEDIPYIGSVTIRFTLVKKLSMDISQTVNLKNVWDVTKYENVEELYNDIWEKAVGSFKPETPIDIETYDISGFDLPSVYNTELPVTMFSEYNGKANTPTSLFSGTITFNLNIISYRATVNLKLQQNNLDPKLLYDLVWKKVKQQFSDDHGVSSDYNDYQVEWSDVIEPDIGGNTWLNFLATPNNENIHHYMRVDGFICKDQIELPSTIELSIPIVVTQQERPNVDKDWIWKLAMRKANINGGPALTNFNTTDWQTIFSKNWPNIGRTETVTLRAVNRNTDPMFKGDVKITLKLINQGIDPGLLELDPILLVKSDNHTTDSVLHLVWDKLINNKAWNPHLSRDLVNFKPEDLDRLSNALRDAENSEEWKSYAINISGKQEDAGRDFKITVHGKIKMVNKAIEKDAIIDLSDKTYNFMPRKQFGSDNQVSYLVHQIWGDIIKNSIFTANDEQAFGLSKIQTDWNYFEPIYQQIDEAINKYDASSSDDKIPLELKFSFRNNAIYTGQVTVKLNLTASEPINLDFNLTSSMLPIFIRSLPTTSEDKKELVKNMVNTILYDGIIKNPDLKAQQRNILWQLLSYDTATEEFIEQFNFPTESNPQRELIINIKTSSGQFVNGSFMLKINLIYQP
- a CDS encoding putative transmembrane protein, encoding MEKATQDFQKNDVRLTRMYFTTPMEIIARIMILIGQAVMLGVIIIVSASLAMIATSKLPIPAVFNNFGLADGVFRGLTIVIALFGILFSLIFVIPTLIVRNIKLLKVTGIIFNTVGCIFVFLMLGLSIIAYLYIPVRLNLPGVIMAGICMLTLFWGSFLLWLSAIRQQKRINLAVAESLDFSSKLKIVE